In a single window of the Zea mays cultivar B73 chromosome 5, Zm-B73-REFERENCE-NAM-5.0, whole genome shotgun sequence genome:
- the LOC732759 gene encoding terpene synthase 3, producing MYSLPGATMSAAPARVISSSSSSSFVEPLLLAAASSAAANSHHQVRQRGHLVRTLAASSSSNTLLRSDFDLQEGLTTDVKRMLRQRQKKSGGGREMLVTIDNLKRLCIDHFFEEEIEGAMATGACTRLLHSDDLFDATLAFRLLREAGHDVSAKEDVLRRFIDGVSGDFKLSLNNDVRGLLGLHDMSHLDVGGEEAALLHRAKEFSSSHLASAVRYQDNPSLAEYVRQSLDHPYHLSLTQYKARHHLRYLQSLPSSCRDAAVERLAVAEFQLNKSLHQREMREIKRWWMDLGLAEEIPVVRDQVMKWYMWSMAALQGSSFSRYRVYVVDDIFDLVGTLEELSAFTEAVKMWDTAAADSLPSCMRSCYKALHTVTNEIAEIAHKEHGSNPINRLRKAWVVLFDGFMVEARWLATDQVPTAEDYLRNGVVTSGVPLTFLHIFSMLGYDDPSTEEEEEAIIDHMPSIISCPAKILRLWDDMGSAEDEAQEGFDGSYRDFYLMENPSRSPGEAEAHMRGLIAREWVELNRECFCRRTFPSDIAQVCLNTARMVSVMYSYNKEQRLLVLEDYAAMMLVL from the exons ATGTACTCTCTACCAGGAGCAACCATGTCTGCTGCACCTGCACGCGTCatctcttcctcctcctcctcctccttcgtGGAGCCTCTTCTCCTTGCAGCAGCTTCGTCGGCGGCTGCAAACAGCCACCACCAAGTCCGCCAGCGCGGCCACTTGGTCCGTACTTTGGCGGCATCATCGTCGTCCAACACGCTGCTGCGGAGTGACTTCGATCTCCAG GAGGGCCTGACGACGGACGTCAAACGGATGCTGCGTCAGCGTCAGAAGAAGAGCGGCGGCGGGCGGGAGatgctggtcaccatcgacaaccTCAAGCGCCTCTGCATCGACCACTTCTTCGAGGAAGAGATCGAGGGCGCCATGGCGACGGGCGCCTGCACGCGTCTCCTCCACAGCGACGACCTCTTCGACGCAACACTCGCGTTCAGGCTCCTGAGAGAGGCAGGCCATGATGTCTCAGCAA AAGAGGATGTTCTACGGAGGTTCATCGACGGCGTCAGCGGCGACTTCAAGCTATCTCTGAACAACGACGTCAGAGGGCTCCTGGGCCTGCACGACATGTCCCACCTGGACGTGGGAGGGGAGGAGGCGGCGCTGCTCCACAGGGCCAAGGAGTTCTCGAGCAGCCACCTCGCGTCCGCCGTCAGGTACCAGGACAACCCTAGCCTCGCGGAGTACGTGCGGCAGTCCCTGGACCACCCCTACCACCTCAGCCTGACGCAGTACAAGGCCAGGCATCACCTCCGCTACCTGCAGAGCCTGCCCTCCAGCTGCAGAGACGCCGCCGTGGAGAGACTCGCAGTTGCCGAGTTCCAGCTCAACAAGTCGCTGCATCAGAGAGAGATGCGAGAGATTAAAAG GTGGTGGATGGACCTAGGGTTGGCTGAAGAAATACCTGTGGTACGGGATCAGGTGATGAAATGGTACATGTGGTCCATGGCAGCACTCCAAGGATCTTCTTTCTCCAGATACCGGGTCTACGTCGTGGACGACATATTCGATCTCGTTGGCACCCTGGAGGAGCTCTCCGCCTTCACCGAGGCAGTCAAAAT GTGGGATACTGCGGCTGCTGATTCACTTCCCAGTTGCATGAGATCATGCTATAAGGCCCTCCACACCGTTACGAACGAGATCGCAGAGATTGCCCACAAGGAGCATGGATCTAACCCTATCAATCGTCTCAGGAAAGCA TGGGTGGTGCTGTTCGACGGTTTCATGGTTGAGGCGAGATGGCTAGCGACCGACCAGGTCCCTACGGCGGAGGACTACCTACGAAATGGCGTCGTCACATCAGGAGTGCCGCTCACATTTCTGCACATATTCAGCATGCTAGGGTATGATGACCCAAGCaccgaggaagaagaagaagcgaTCATCGACCACATGCCCTCGATCATCTCCTGCCCAGCCAAGATCCTCAGGCTCTGGGATGACATGGGCAGCGCAGAG GATGAGGCTCAGGAAGGATTCGATGGGTCTTACAGGGACTTCTACCTCATGGAGAACCCTAGCCGCAGCCCCGGCGAGGCGGAAGCGCACATGCGCGGCCTGATCGCGAGGGAGTGGGTGGAGCTCAACAGGGAGTGCTTCTGCCGGAGGACCTTCCCCTCGGACATCGCGCAGGTCTGCTTGAACACCGCCAGGATGGTCAGCGTCATGTACTCGTACAACAAGGAGCAGAGGCTTCTCGTCCTCGAGGACTACGCGGCGATGATGTTGGTGCTTTGA